In one Cellulomonas sp. JZ18 genomic region, the following are encoded:
- a CDS encoding CoA-binding protein, with the protein MSARTWQGPSAPERLSILRGTRSIAIVGASANPSRASYFVSTYLLSSSPYDVYFVNPRATEILGRPVYPSLDALPVVPDLVDVFRRHDDLPTVLDETVAVGARTLWLQLGSWHEDVARRGEEAGLQVVMDRCVKIEHARFHGGLHLAGFDTGVISSRRALG; encoded by the coding sequence GTGAGCGCCCGCACCTGGCAGGGGCCGAGCGCCCCGGAGCGGCTGTCGATCCTGCGCGGCACGCGCTCGATCGCGATCGTGGGCGCCTCGGCCAACCCGTCCCGGGCGTCGTACTTCGTCTCGACGTACCTGCTGTCGAGCTCGCCGTACGACGTCTACTTCGTCAACCCGCGCGCCACCGAGATCCTGGGCCGGCCCGTGTACCCGTCGCTCGACGCGCTGCCGGTCGTGCCGGACCTCGTCGACGTCTTCCGCCGGCACGACGACCTGCCGACCGTGCTGGACGAGACGGTCGCGGTCGGTGCCCGCACCCTGTGGCTCCAGCTCGGGTCGTGGCACGAGGACGTCGCGCGCCGTGGCGAGGAGGCCGGGCTGCAGGTCGTGATGGACCGCTGCGTGAAGATCGAGCACGCGCGCTTCCACGGCGGGCTGCACCTGGCCGGGTTCGACACCGGCGTCATCAGCTCCCGCCGCGCGCTGGGCTGA
- a CDS encoding MGMT family protein yields MVADRALAAGRPARGGPRQVGQVLARGDGDVPWWRVVNAAGSPPAHHLARALEHLRAEGTPLTADGTRVRLRAAVWFPED; encoded by the coding sequence GTGGTCGCCGACCGGGCGCTCGCCGCGGGCCGGCCCGCGCGTGGCGGGCCGCGGCAGGTGGGTCAGGTGCTGGCGCGCGGGGACGGGGACGTGCCGTGGTGGCGCGTCGTGAACGCCGCCGGCTCGCCCCCGGCGCACCACCTCGCGCGGGCGCTGGAGCACCTGCGCGCCGAGGGCACCCCGCTCACGGCGGACGGCACGCGGGTGCGCCTGCGCGCCGCCGTGTGGTTCCCGGAGGACTGA
- a CDS encoding PP2C family protein-serine/threonine phosphatase, whose product MALVRRAARRVVGAWSQGVLTLAFVLTGVALAVAVARDPRWFSPSAFVLLLLVAASVLRWRALVLVVAVVLGLTTALAVVASPTMPPGAAVVLLLACAAVLVFSWERVRLGLQGAPGALMLVDLRDRLSAGARVPPLPAGWSAEVEVRSAHGAGFSGDFVVTRLVEGRRLEVALVDVSGKGQGAGVRSLQLSGAFGGLLGAMEPPRFLPAANAYLLDQAWEEGFATAVHLAVDLRTGDWTIAAAGHPPPVLLDAQCGRLELLTTEPGPALGVVDGIAPRVRTGTLRPGDVVVLYTDGLVESPGRDLDQGIDRLLGVVEAVVAAGGGGASAVLDGMRAPDDDDRAVVVVRRA is encoded by the coding sequence GTGGCGCTCGTGCGTCGCGCGGCCCGCCGCGTCGTGGGTGCGTGGTCCCAGGGCGTGCTCACCCTGGCGTTCGTCCTCACGGGCGTGGCGCTCGCCGTCGCCGTCGCGCGCGACCCCCGGTGGTTCTCGCCGTCGGCCTTCGTGCTCCTGCTGCTCGTGGCGGCGTCGGTCCTGCGGTGGCGGGCGCTCGTCCTCGTCGTCGCGGTCGTGCTCGGCCTCACCACGGCGCTCGCGGTCGTCGCGAGCCCGACGATGCCGCCGGGCGCCGCGGTCGTCCTGCTGCTCGCGTGCGCCGCGGTGCTCGTCTTCTCGTGGGAGCGGGTGCGGCTGGGCCTGCAGGGCGCGCCGGGCGCGCTCATGCTCGTCGACCTGCGGGACCGGCTGAGCGCCGGCGCACGGGTGCCGCCGCTGCCCGCGGGCTGGTCGGCGGAGGTCGAGGTGCGCTCGGCGCACGGCGCGGGCTTCTCGGGGGACTTCGTCGTGACGCGGCTCGTCGAGGGCCGACGGCTGGAGGTGGCGCTCGTCGACGTCTCCGGCAAGGGCCAGGGCGCCGGCGTGCGCTCGCTGCAGCTGTCGGGAGCCTTCGGCGGCCTGCTCGGCGCGATGGAGCCGCCGCGCTTCCTGCCGGCGGCGAACGCGTACCTGCTCGACCAGGCGTGGGAGGAGGGCTTCGCCACCGCCGTGCACCTCGCGGTCGACCTGCGGACGGGGGACTGGACGATCGCCGCGGCCGGGCACCCGCCGCCGGTCCTGCTCGACGCGCAGTGCGGGCGGCTGGAGCTGCTCACGACGGAGCCGGGGCCCGCGCTCGGCGTCGTCGACGGCATCGCCCCCCGGGTCCGCACGGGCACGCTGCGGCCCGGCGACGTCGTCGTCCTGTACACGGACGGGCTCGTGGAGTCGCCCGGGCGGGACCTGGACCAGGGCATCGACCGCTTGCTGGGCGTGGTCGAGGCCGTCGTGGCGGCAGGGGGCGGCGGTGCGTCGGCGGTGCTGGACGGCATGCGGGCACCGGACGACGACGACCGCGCGGTCGTCGTCGTGCGGAGGGCGTGA
- a CDS encoding GNAT family N-acetyltransferase, which yields MSDLPEGYRLLQLPAERQDEFLAVDRLAFVVPADPAVDAVVPFPVPHDRMVGVEAPDGALAAVHGSYPFHLPVPGGAVPCAGLTWVGVRPDHRRRGLLRAMVRAHLDRSLARGEVVSALFAAETPIYGRFGYGCAADDLRMTLPRRAALRPVAGSDELTVRLETADPERHGPLLQDLHVRAGAGRPGWATRTTPALRARALADPPPWRDGAEPLLLAVVRDASDEVRAAASFARKAAWEPTGPAFVVKVREALALDPAAAHRLWSFLLDLDLTGTVETPMLPVDDVLTHLLVDPRPARARLADNVWVRLLDLPAALAARRYPAPLDVVLDVRDGLLPDNAGRWRVVAPAGGTAEVARTDAEPDVLLDVRELGAAYLGGRSLAAMARAGLVTVRAGVDVDAVAAAFAWPVAPVCSWVF from the coding sequence ATGAGCGACCTCCCCGAGGGCTACCGCCTCCTCCAGCTACCCGCCGAGCGGCAGGACGAGTTCCTCGCCGTGGACCGCCTCGCCTTCGTGGTGCCGGCCGACCCGGCCGTCGACGCGGTCGTCCCGTTCCCCGTCCCGCACGACCGCATGGTCGGCGTCGAGGCGCCCGACGGCGCCCTGGCCGCCGTGCACGGCTCCTACCCGTTCCACCTCCCGGTGCCCGGCGGGGCCGTGCCGTGCGCGGGCCTGACGTGGGTCGGCGTGCGACCCGACCACCGCCGGCGCGGCCTGCTGCGCGCGATGGTCCGCGCCCACCTCGACCGCTCCCTCGCCCGCGGCGAGGTCGTCTCGGCGCTGTTCGCCGCCGAGACGCCGATCTACGGGCGCTTCGGGTACGGGTGCGCCGCCGACGACCTGCGCATGACGCTGCCGCGGCGCGCGGCGCTGCGGCCGGTCGCCGGCAGCGACGAGCTCACGGTCCGGCTCGAGACAGCCGACCCCGAGCGGCACGGCCCGCTGCTGCAGGACCTGCACGTGCGCGCGGGTGCCGGCCGGCCCGGCTGGGCGACGCGCACCACGCCGGCGCTGCGGGCCCGCGCGCTGGCCGACCCGCCGCCGTGGCGCGACGGCGCCGAGCCGCTGCTGCTGGCGGTCGTCCGCGACGCCTCCGACGAGGTCCGCGCCGCGGCGTCGTTCGCACGCAAGGCGGCGTGGGAGCCGACGGGTCCCGCCTTCGTCGTGAAGGTGCGCGAGGCCCTCGCGCTCGACCCCGCGGCGGCGCACCGCCTGTGGTCGTTCCTGCTGGACCTCGACCTCACGGGCACGGTGGAGACGCCGATGCTGCCCGTGGACGACGTGCTCACCCACCTGCTCGTCGACCCCCGGCCCGCTCGTGCGCGCCTGGCCGACAACGTGTGGGTGCGCCTGCTCGACCTGCCCGCGGCGCTCGCCGCGCGCCGGTACCCGGCGCCGCTCGACGTCGTCCTCGACGTCCGGGACGGGCTGCTGCCGGACAACGCCGGCCGCTGGCGGGTGGTCGCACCGGCCGGCGGGACCGCCGAGGTCGCCCGGACGGACGCGGAGCCCGACGTGCTGCTCGACGTGCGCGAGCTCGGCGCGGCCTACCTCGGCGGCCGGTCCCTCGCCGCGATGGCGCGGGCGGGGCTCGTCACGGTGCGCGCCGGCGTGGACGTCGACGCCGTCGCCGCGGCGTTCGCGTGGCCGGTCGCACCCGTGTGCAGCTGGGTCTTCTGA
- a CDS encoding ribose-5-phosphate isomerase encodes MRIHVAADHAGYELKAALVEHLRAADHEVVDHGAHEYDKEDDYPSFCIAAGEAVVADPGSLAVVIGGSGNGEQIAANKVAGVRAALAWNLDTARLGRQHNDANVVAIGARQHSVDEALALVDAFLAEPFSGDPRHQRRIDEMAAYERSRG; translated from the coding sequence ATGCGCATCCACGTCGCCGCCGACCACGCCGGGTACGAGCTCAAGGCCGCGCTCGTCGAGCACCTGCGCGCCGCCGACCACGAGGTCGTGGACCACGGCGCGCACGAGTACGACAAGGAGGACGACTACCCCTCCTTCTGCATCGCGGCCGGTGAGGCCGTCGTCGCCGACCCCGGCTCCCTGGCGGTCGTCATCGGCGGGTCCGGCAACGGCGAGCAGATCGCCGCGAACAAGGTCGCCGGCGTGCGCGCCGCGCTCGCGTGGAACCTCGACACCGCGCGGCTCGGCCGGCAGCACAACGACGCGAACGTCGTCGCGATCGGCGCGCGGCAGCACTCCGTCGACGAGGCGCTCGCGCTGGTCGACGCGTTCCTCGCCGAGCCGTTCAGCGGCGACCCGCGCCACCAGCGCCGCATCGACGAGATGGCGGCGTACGAGCGCTCGCGCGGCTGA
- a CDS encoding M13 family metallopeptidase, with the protein MTRSGLPLEDLDPATRPQDDLYAYVNGRWAASHVIPPDRAMDGTFRALHDEAERQVRDIITDAAAAGGDADGVEAKIGALYASFMDTDAVEAAGLEPLREDLALVDGATTPQELTAALGALQRTGAAGVVEFYVDNDAKDPDTYVVHLVQGGLGLPDEAYYREEQHAAVLAAYRPHVARMLGLVRDVSGVVAAGDPEDLSERVVALETRLAAAHWDVVKDRDADLTYNPMTLAELAERAPGFDWRAWAVALGAPEGALDRLVVREPSFAEGFAQAWTDVPLADWQAWATYHVVSSRAPYLTDALVQANFDFYGRTLTGAQELRERWKRGVSLVQGALGEAVGKVYVERHFPPTHKERMDALVGHLVEAYRESISRLDWMSEETRAKALDKLEKFTPKIGYPVRWRDYSALEVRADDLVGNVRRANAFEQDRELGKIGRPIDRDEWFMTPQTVNAYYNPGMNEIVFPAAILQPPFFDAEADDAVNFGGIGAVIGHEIGHGFDDQGSKYDGDGRLEDWWTADDRAEFERRTKALVAQYDGYSPAQLGGSHHVNGELTVGENIGDLGGLAIAITAYRIALGRPLEEAPVIDGFTGLQRVFLGWAQSWRTKGRDEEVVRRLATDPHAPDEFRCNGVVRNIDEFYTAFDVQPGDGLWLDPADRVHIW; encoded by the coding sequence ATGACCCGCAGCGGACTGCCCCTCGAGGACCTGGACCCGGCGACGCGGCCCCAGGACGACCTGTACGCGTACGTGAACGGCCGCTGGGCCGCGTCCCACGTCATCCCCCCGGACCGCGCGATGGACGGCACCTTCCGCGCGCTGCACGACGAGGCCGAGCGCCAGGTGCGCGACATCATCACGGACGCCGCCGCCGCCGGCGGCGACGCGGACGGCGTCGAGGCGAAGATCGGCGCGCTGTACGCGAGCTTCATGGACACCGACGCCGTGGAGGCGGCCGGGCTGGAGCCGCTGCGCGAGGACCTCGCCCTCGTCGACGGCGCGACCACGCCGCAGGAGCTGACCGCCGCGCTGGGTGCGCTGCAGCGCACGGGCGCGGCGGGCGTCGTGGAGTTCTACGTCGACAACGACGCGAAGGACCCCGACACCTACGTCGTGCACCTCGTGCAGGGCGGGCTGGGCCTGCCGGACGAGGCGTACTACCGCGAGGAGCAGCACGCCGCCGTGCTGGCGGCGTACCGGCCGCACGTGGCGCGCATGCTCGGCCTCGTGCGGGACGTGTCCGGCGTCGTCGCGGCGGGCGACCCCGAGGACCTGTCCGAGCGCGTGGTCGCGCTCGAGACCCGCCTCGCGGCGGCGCACTGGGACGTCGTCAAGGACCGCGACGCCGACCTGACGTACAACCCGATGACGCTCGCCGAGCTCGCCGAGCGCGCGCCCGGCTTCGACTGGCGCGCCTGGGCCGTCGCACTGGGCGCGCCCGAGGGCGCGCTGGACCGCCTGGTGGTGCGCGAGCCGTCGTTCGCCGAGGGGTTCGCGCAGGCGTGGACCGACGTCCCCCTCGCGGACTGGCAGGCCTGGGCGACCTACCACGTCGTCTCGTCGCGTGCGCCCTACCTGACCGACGCCCTGGTGCAGGCGAACTTCGACTTCTACGGCCGCACGCTCACCGGTGCGCAGGAGCTGCGCGAGCGCTGGAAGCGTGGTGTGAGCCTCGTGCAGGGCGCGCTCGGGGAGGCCGTCGGCAAGGTCTACGTCGAGCGGCACTTCCCGCCCACGCACAAGGAGCGCATGGACGCGCTCGTCGGGCACCTCGTCGAGGCGTACCGCGAGTCCATCTCGCGGCTCGACTGGATGAGCGAGGAGACGCGCGCGAAGGCGCTCGACAAGCTCGAGAAGTTCACGCCCAAGATCGGCTACCCCGTGCGCTGGCGCGACTACTCGGCGCTCGAGGTGCGCGCCGACGACCTCGTCGGCAACGTGCGCCGCGCCAACGCGTTCGAGCAGGACCGCGAGCTGGGCAAGATCGGCCGGCCGATCGACCGCGACGAGTGGTTCATGACGCCGCAGACCGTCAACGCCTACTACAACCCGGGGATGAACGAGATCGTCTTCCCCGCGGCGATCCTCCAGCCGCCGTTCTTCGACGCGGAGGCCGACGACGCCGTGAACTTCGGCGGGATCGGTGCGGTGATCGGGCACGAGATCGGGCACGGGTTCGACGACCAGGGGTCGAAGTACGACGGCGACGGCCGGCTCGAGGACTGGTGGACCGCGGACGACCGCGCGGAGTTCGAGCGCCGCACCAAGGCGCTCGTCGCGCAGTACGACGGCTACTCCCCCGCCCAGCTCGGCGGCAGCCACCACGTGAACGGCGAGCTCACGGTGGGCGAGAACATCGGCGACCTGGGTGGGCTCGCGATCGCGATCACCGCCTACCGCATCGCGCTGGGCCGCCCGCTGGAGGAGGCGCCCGTGATCGACGGGTTCACCGGCCTGCAGCGCGTGTTCCTGGGCTGGGCGCAGTCGTGGCGGACGAAGGGCCGCGACGAGGAGGTCGTGCGGCGCCTGGCGACGGACCCCCACGCCCCCGACGAGTTCCGCTGCAACGGCGTCGTGCGCAACATCGACGAGTTCTACACGGCGTTCGACGTGCAGCCCGGCGACGGGCTGTGGCTCGACCCGGCGGACCGCGTGCACATCTGGTGA
- the pepN gene encoding aminopeptidase N — MPGENLTRAEAAERASVVRTHAYDVALDLTTSPKTFGSVTTIRFAATPGASTFVDLIAPAVHEVVLNGRSLDPADVVSDARIRLDDLAEENELRVVAECAYMHTGEGLHRFVDPVDDEVYLYSQFEVADSRRVFAVFEQPDLKAAFTFTVTAPAHWTVVSNYPQVGEPERVEGGRNLNGGRDEGTATWRFEPTPRISSYVTAVIAGPYHGEHDSLVSSDGRTIPLGVYCRASLAEHLDTDNILDVTRAGFRFYEERFGFPYPFAKYDQLFVPEFNAGAMENAGAVTFLESYVFRSKVPEATVERRAVTILHELAHMWFGDLVTMRWWDDLWLNESFAEYASTLATAEATRWTSAWTTFSSLEKSWAYRQDQLPSTHPIVADMRDLEDVEVNFDGITYAKGASVLKQLVAWVGQEQFFAGVRAYFAKHAWGNTQLRDLLAELEATSGRDLSAWSALWLEKAGVTLLRPEVEVDADGTVTSFAVLQEVPEEHPTQRPHRLAIGGYDVQDVDGAPRLVRTVRVELDVDGERTEVPELVGRPRPALLLVNDDDLAYAKVRLDEASMATAIAHLDAFTDSLPRTLVWAAAWDATRDGETPARDFVDLVLGNVAHETDSSVVLVLLRQLATTLDLYVAPEHREAAQVAAADRLLALAEAAPAGSDLQLQLVKAFAARSRTQAQLDAVADLLDGRRSLEGLTVDTDLRWELLTALVAGGRAGDTDVAAQLSQDATATGQRAAAAARAALPTPEAKERAWAAVVTGDELPNALQAATISGFTRVHDTALLLPWVERYFGELERVWADKTNEMAQNVVLGLYPTLLADHADVDVLGATDAWLEAHPQAPAALRRLVAENRDGVRRALAAQEADRRRG; from the coding sequence GTGCCCGGAGAGAACCTCACCCGCGCCGAGGCGGCCGAGCGCGCCTCGGTCGTGCGCACCCACGCGTACGACGTCGCGCTCGACCTGACGACGAGCCCGAAGACGTTCGGGTCGGTGACGACGATCCGCTTCGCGGCCACGCCGGGGGCGAGCACGTTCGTGGACCTGATCGCGCCGGCCGTGCACGAGGTCGTGCTCAACGGCCGCAGCCTCGACCCGGCCGACGTCGTCTCCGACGCGCGGATCCGGCTCGACGACCTGGCCGAGGAGAACGAGCTGCGCGTGGTCGCCGAGTGCGCCTACATGCACACGGGTGAGGGCCTGCACCGGTTCGTCGACCCGGTCGACGACGAGGTGTACCTGTACAGCCAGTTCGAGGTGGCCGACTCGCGCCGGGTCTTCGCGGTGTTCGAGCAGCCCGACCTCAAGGCCGCGTTCACGTTCACGGTGACGGCACCGGCGCACTGGACCGTCGTGTCGAACTACCCGCAGGTCGGCGAGCCCGAGCGGGTCGAGGGCGGGCGGAACCTCAACGGCGGCCGTGACGAGGGCACGGCGACGTGGCGGTTCGAGCCGACGCCGCGGATCTCGTCGTACGTCACGGCGGTCATCGCGGGGCCGTACCACGGCGAGCACGACTCGCTGGTCAGCTCGGACGGCCGGACGATCCCCCTCGGGGTGTACTGCCGCGCGTCGCTGGCGGAGCACCTCGACACGGACAACATCCTCGACGTCACGCGCGCGGGCTTCCGCTTCTACGAGGAGCGGTTCGGCTTCCCGTACCCGTTCGCCAAGTACGACCAGCTGTTCGTCCCGGAGTTCAACGCGGGGGCGATGGAGAACGCCGGTGCGGTGACCTTCCTCGAGTCGTACGTCTTCCGCTCCAAGGTCCCCGAGGCCACCGTCGAGCGCCGCGCCGTGACGATCCTGCACGAGCTCGCGCACATGTGGTTCGGCGACCTCGTGACGATGCGCTGGTGGGACGACCTGTGGCTCAACGAGTCGTTCGCCGAGTACGCCTCGACGCTGGCGACCGCGGAGGCGACCCGCTGGACGAGCGCCTGGACGACGTTCTCCTCGCTGGAGAAGTCGTGGGCCTACCGGCAGGACCAGCTGCCGTCGACGCACCCGATCGTCGCGGACATGCGCGACCTCGAGGACGTCGAGGTCAACTTCGACGGCATCACCTACGCCAAGGGCGCGTCGGTGCTCAAGCAGCTCGTCGCGTGGGTCGGCCAGGAGCAGTTCTTCGCGGGGGTGCGCGCGTACTTCGCGAAGCACGCCTGGGGCAACACGCAGCTGCGCGACCTGCTGGCCGAGCTCGAGGCCACCAGCGGCCGCGACCTGTCCGCGTGGTCGGCGCTGTGGCTCGAGAAGGCCGGCGTGACCCTGCTGCGTCCCGAGGTCGAGGTCGACGCGGACGGCACCGTCACGTCCTTCGCGGTGCTGCAGGAGGTCCCCGAGGAGCACCCGACGCAGCGGCCGCACCGGCTCGCGATCGGCGGGTACGACGTGCAGGACGTCGACGGCGCGCCGCGCCTGGTCCGCACGGTGCGCGTCGAGCTCGACGTGGACGGCGAGCGCACCGAGGTGCCCGAGCTCGTCGGCCGCCCGCGGCCGGCCCTGCTGCTCGTGAACGACGACGACCTCGCGTACGCCAAGGTCCGCCTCGACGAGGCGTCGATGGCCACCGCGATCGCGCACCTCGACGCGTTCACCGACTCCCTGCCGCGCACGCTCGTGTGGGCCGCGGCCTGGGACGCGACGCGGGACGGCGAGACGCCGGCGCGCGACTTCGTCGACCTCGTCCTCGGCAACGTCGCGCACGAGACGGACTCGTCCGTGGTGCTCGTGCTGCTGCGCCAGCTGGCGACGACCCTGGACCTGTACGTGGCGCCCGAGCACCGGGAGGCGGCGCAGGTCGCGGCCGCGGACCGTCTGCTCGCGCTGGCGGAGGCCGCACCCGCGGGCTCCGACCTGCAGCTGCAGCTCGTCAAGGCGTTCGCGGCGCGCTCGCGCACGCAGGCGCAGCTCGACGCGGTGGCGGACCTGCTCGACGGACGGCGCTCGCTGGAGGGTCTGACGGTCGACACGGACCTGCGCTGGGAGCTGCTGACGGCGCTCGTCGCGGGCGGCCGCGCGGGCGACACCGACGTCGCGGCCCAGCTCTCGCAGGACGCCACGGCCACCGGTCAGCGGGCCGCCGCCGCCGCGCGGGCCGCACTGCCGACGCCCGAGGCGAAGGAGCGCGCCTGGGCCGCCGTCGTCACCGGCGACGAGCTGCCGAACGCGCTGCAGGCTGCGACGATCAGCGGCTTCACCCGGGTGCACGACACCGCGCTGCTGCTGCCCTGGGTCGAGCGCTACTTCGGCGAGCTCGAGCGCGTGTGGGCCGACAAGACGAACGAGATGGCGCAGAACGTCGTCCTCGGGCTGTACCCGACGCTGCTCGCCGACCACGCGGACGTCGACGTCCTGGGGGCGACCGACGCGTGGCTCGAGGCGCACCCGCAGGCGCCGGCGGCGCTGCGTCGCCTCGTCGCGGAGAACCGCGACGGCGTGCGCCGCGCGCTGGCCGCGCAGGAGGCGGACCGCCGCCGCGGCTGA
- the malQ gene encoding 4-alpha-glucanotransferase translates to MVRQATDRSWARAPRGAPPAVREARATGPRAVRAGQVGAWQDRRVPEQPDRPSADLLRLAEAYDVAGQYQGHDGEQHEASAHTLRAVLAALGVDASTPERIALALAHVENMPWRRTLPPVVVVREGREVQVPVHVTHGDPVEVWVELDPEAGGGRREVTQADVYVEPRTVDGRLVGRATFVLPADLPLGWHEVWAEGPSAQAHCPVVVTPDRLALPEQLHDGRAWGLMAQLYSVRSRQSWGVGDLADLAELGWLAGQHGADFLLINPLHAAEPVEPLTPSPYLPTTRRFVNPLYVRPEDVREAAYLSAADRALLEWAAEPVLPLDVDPGPIDRDAVWAAKRAALEVVHAQPRSAARQAAFDAFVEEQGEGLRTFALWCALVERYGPPQTWPEALHDPWSDEVVAAAVELADRVRFWSWLQWVADEQLGRAQQAALDGGMTVGIMHDLAVGVHPVGADSWALRDVLATGASVGAPPDMYNQQGQDWSQPPWHPTELARAAYKPYRDMLRTVLRHAGAIRIDHVIGLFRLWWVPEGNSAAEGAYVRYDHEAFVGILALEAHRAGAVVIGEDLGTVEPWVRDYLADRGVLGTSVLWFEQTEDGPLPPERYRREVLATVTTHDLPPTAGYLAGEHVQLRERLGLLTKPLREVQAEADAERERMLRALRERGLLGDDPSEREVVEALHRWVLATPSVLVGVSLADAVGERRAQNQPGTDQEYPNWKVPLADGTGNVVLLDDLFTSARLASLARVMNEG, encoded by the coding sequence ATGGTCCGACAGGCTACGGACCGATCCTGGGCGCGCGCTCCCCGCGGTGCGCCGCCCGCTGTCCGGGAAGCGCGTGCCACCGGCCCGCGCGCTGTCCGGGCAGGTCAGGTGGGTGCGTGGCAGGATCGACGCGTGCCCGAGCAGCCCGACCGCCCCTCCGCCGACCTGCTGCGCCTCGCGGAGGCGTACGACGTCGCCGGCCAGTACCAGGGCCACGACGGCGAGCAGCACGAGGCCAGCGCGCACACGCTGCGCGCCGTGCTCGCCGCGCTCGGCGTCGACGCCTCCACCCCCGAGCGGATCGCCCTCGCCCTCGCCCACGTCGAGAACATGCCGTGGCGGCGCACGCTGCCGCCCGTCGTCGTGGTCCGCGAGGGCCGTGAGGTGCAGGTGCCCGTCCACGTGACGCACGGGGACCCCGTCGAGGTGTGGGTCGAGCTCGACCCGGAGGCCGGGGGCGGGCGTCGTGAGGTCACGCAGGCCGACGTGTACGTCGAGCCGCGGACCGTCGACGGGCGCCTGGTCGGCCGGGCCACGTTCGTGCTCCCGGCGGACCTGCCGCTCGGCTGGCACGAGGTGTGGGCCGAGGGGCCGAGCGCGCAGGCGCACTGCCCGGTCGTCGTCACCCCCGACCGCCTGGCGCTGCCCGAGCAGCTGCACGACGGGCGGGCGTGGGGCCTCATGGCGCAGCTGTACTCCGTGCGCTCGCGCCAGTCGTGGGGCGTCGGCGACCTCGCCGACCTGGCCGAGCTCGGCTGGCTCGCGGGTCAGCACGGCGCGGACTTCCTGCTCATCAACCCGCTGCACGCGGCCGAGCCCGTCGAGCCGCTCACCCCCAGCCCCTACCTGCCCACGACGCGGCGGTTCGTGAACCCCCTGTACGTCCGACCGGAGGACGTGCGCGAGGCCGCGTACCTGTCGGCCGCGGACCGGGCGCTGCTCGAGTGGGCCGCCGAGCCCGTGCTGCCGCTCGACGTCGACCCCGGCCCGATCGACCGGGACGCCGTCTGGGCCGCCAAGCGCGCCGCGCTGGAGGTCGTCCACGCACAGCCGCGCTCGGCGGCGCGGCAGGCGGCGTTCGACGCGTTCGTCGAGGAGCAGGGCGAGGGGCTGCGCACGTTCGCCCTGTGGTGCGCGCTCGTCGAGCGGTACGGGCCCCCGCAGACGTGGCCCGAGGCGCTGCACGACCCGTGGTCCGACGAGGTCGTCGCCGCGGCCGTCGAGCTCGCGGACCGCGTGCGGTTCTGGTCCTGGCTGCAGTGGGTCGCGGACGAGCAGCTCGGCCGCGCGCAGCAGGCCGCGCTCGACGGCGGCATGACGGTGGGGATCATGCACGACCTGGCGGTGGGGGTGCACCCCGTCGGCGCAGACTCCTGGGCGCTGCGGGACGTGCTCGCGACGGGTGCGTCGGTGGGCGCACCGCCGGACATGTACAACCAGCAGGGGCAGGACTGGTCGCAGCCGCCGTGGCACCCGACCGAGCTCGCCCGGGCCGCGTACAAGCCGTACCGCGACATGCTGCGCACCGTGCTGCGGCACGCGGGGGCGATCCGCATCGACCACGTCATCGGCCTGTTCCGGCTGTGGTGGGTGCCCGAGGGCAACAGCGCGGCCGAGGGCGCGTACGTGCGCTACGACCACGAGGCGTTCGTCGGCATCCTCGCGCTCGAGGCGCACCGCGCCGGCGCCGTCGTCATCGGCGAGGACCTGGGCACCGTCGAGCCGTGGGTGCGCGACTACCTGGCGGACCGCGGCGTCCTCGGCACGTCCGTGCTCTGGTTCGAGCAGACCGAGGACGGCCCGCTGCCGCCCGAGCGGTACCGCCGCGAGGTCCTCGCGACCGTGACCACGCACGACCTGCCGCCCACCGCCGGGTACCTCGCGGGGGAGCACGTGCAGCTGCGCGAGCGGCTCGGGCTGCTGACCAAGCCGCTGCGCGAGGTGCAGGCGGAGGCGGACGCCGAGCGCGAGCGGATGCTGCGGGCGCTGCGCGAGCGCGGGCTGCTCGGGGACGACCCGTCGGAGCGCGAGGTCGTCGAGGCGCTGCACCGCTGGGTGCTCGCGACGCCGTCGGTGCTCGTCGGCGTCTCGCTCGCCGACGCGGTCGGGGAGCGGCGGGCGCAGAACCAGCCCGGCACCGACCAGGAGTACCCGAACTGGAAGGTCCCGCTCGCCGACGGCACCGGCAACGTCGTGCTGCTCGACGACCTGTTCACGAGCGCGCGCCTCGCGTCCCTCGCGCGCGTCATGAACGAGGGATGA